The following is a genomic window from Thaumasiovibrio subtropicus.
GTTTGGATGGGTTGGCCGATCGTGCGGTGGAAAACGGTATCAAAATAGAGTGCTTAAACAATCGTGACTTGCACCACTTTGAACCCAATGTCGTGGGTGAGGGCGCGATCTTTGTACCAAGCACGGGTATCGTCAATTATGCGACCATCGCGGAATCACTCGCGGAAGACATTTTGGCAGCAGGTGGCGCAATTTACTACGGACAGCCACTACAAACAGTGACAGAGACAGAAACAGGCGTGGAATGCCAGTGCGGTACGTTATCGATTTCAGCTGGGAAATTAGTCGCTTGTGTCGGGATTAATGCGGATAAAGTAGTGACTATGCTCGGTGGTACCCCTGATTTTCAAATGGTCCCTTTTCGGGGAGAATACTACCGGTTACCAGAACGGCACCGTCAGATAGTGCGTCATCTTATTTACCCTGTTCCAGATCCTAACCTGCCTTTTCTAGGCGTGCATTTAACCAGAATGATTAATGGTGATGTTACCGTCGGCCCAAATGCTGTGGTTAATTTCTCTCGAGATGGTTATGCACGTTGGGCGTTCAGTTTTAGTGACAGCTTGGAAATGTTTGGTTATAAGGGGTTTCAGCACCTCATCAAGAAACACTGGCAAATGGCGCTGCAAGAGCTGCGAAATAGCATGTGGAAACGGGGCTACCTTGATCAAGTGCGTAAATACTGCCCTGATGTGACGCTCGACGATTTAGAACCGCACCCTGCCGGTATTCGAGCGCAAGCGGTTGGGCCACAAGGTGAGCTTATCGATGACTTTCTATTTCACCATACTGAGCATAGTGTGGTTGTGTGCAATGCACCGTCGCCAGCAGCGACCTCTTGTTTTCCTATCGCCCGACATATTGTTAGTAAACTCAGCCTATAGCGGGA
Proteins encoded in this region:
- the lhgO gene encoding L-2-hydroxyglutarate oxidase produces the protein MDKTADVLVVGAGIVGLATAREIQVQFPTLSVIVVDAEKGPAMHQTGHNSGVIHAGVYYKPGSKKAAFCKQGNHEIKTYCDEKSIPHFECGKLLVATNEEEYSRLDGLADRAVENGIKIECLNNRDLHHFEPNVVGEGAIFVPSTGIVNYATIAESLAEDILAAGGAIYYGQPLQTVTETETGVECQCGTLSISAGKLVACVGINADKVVTMLGGTPDFQMVPFRGEYYRLPERHRQIVRHLIYPVPDPNLPFLGVHLTRMINGDVTVGPNAVVNFSRDGYARWAFSFSDSLEMFGYKGFQHLIKKHWQMALQELRNSMWKRGYLDQVRKYCPDVTLDDLEPHPAGIRAQAVGPQGELIDDFLFHHTEHSVVVCNAPSPAATSCFPIARHIVSKLSL